The Herbaspirillum sp. RTI4 genome has a segment encoding these proteins:
- a CDS encoding electron transfer flavoprotein subunit beta/FixA family protein, with product MKILVPVKRVVDYNVKVRVKSDGSGVDIANVKMAMNPFDEIAVEEAVRLREAGIATEVIVISCGVTQCQETLRTALAIGADRAILAEVDAGVDLQPLAVAKLLKAIADKEQPQLIILGKQAIDDDSNQTGQMLAALLGWPQATFASKVVVADGRASVTREVDGGLETLSLKLPAIITTDLRLNEPRYVTLPNIMKAKKKTMDIAKPADLGVDVEARVTTLKVSEPPKRSAGVKVPDVATLVAKLKTEAKVI from the coding sequence ATGAAAATATTAGTTCCTGTCAAACGCGTGGTGGATTACAACGTCAAGGTCAGAGTCAAGAGTGACGGCAGCGGTGTCGACATTGCCAACGTCAAGATGGCCATGAACCCGTTCGATGAAATCGCGGTGGAAGAAGCGGTGCGTCTGCGCGAAGCGGGGATTGCGACCGAAGTCATCGTCATCTCGTGCGGCGTGACGCAATGTCAGGAAACGCTGCGCACCGCGCTGGCCATCGGCGCTGACCGGGCGATTCTTGCCGAAGTCGACGCCGGCGTTGACCTGCAACCGCTGGCCGTAGCCAAGCTGCTCAAAGCCATTGCCGACAAAGAACAACCGCAACTGATCATCCTGGGCAAGCAAGCCATCGACGACGATAGCAATCAAACCGGACAAATGCTGGCCGCGCTGCTGGGCTGGCCACAAGCCACCTTCGCCTCCAAGGTCGTGGTTGCCGACGGCCGCGCCAGCGTCACCCGCGAGGTCGACGGCGGACTGGAAACGCTTTCGCTCAAGCTGCCTGCGATCATCACCACCGATTTGCGCCTCAACGAACCGCGCTACGTCACGCTGCCCAATATCATGAAAGCCAAGAAAAAGACGATGGACATCGCCAAACCGGCCGATCTGGGAGTGGATGTCGAAGCGCGCGTGACCACGCTCAAGGTTAGTGAGCCACCGAAGCGCAGCGCTGGCGTGAAAGTGCCTGACGTCGCCACGCTGGTCGCCAAGCTCAAAACGGAAGCCAAAGTCATCTAA